From a single Vibrio tubiashii genomic region:
- the cydA gene encoding cytochrome ubiquinol oxidase subunit I: MIDVVDLSRLQFALTAMYHFLFVPLTLGMAFLLAIMESMYVMTNKQIYKDMTKFWGKLFGINFALGVATGLTMEFQFGTNWSYYSHYVGDIFGAPLAIEALVAFFLESTFVGLFFFGWDRLSKRQHLVVTWLVALGSNFSALWILVANGWMQNPVGAEFNFETMRMEMVSFAEVVLNPVAQVKFVHTVASGYTTGAMFILGISSYYLLKGRDIAFARRSFAIAASFGMAAILSVIVLGDESGYELGEVQKVKLAAIEAEWHTEPAPAAFTLFGMPNQETMHTDYAIKIPYVMGIIATRSLDEQVTGLRDLRDDHVERVRTGMYAYELLEKLRAGDKSEENMAAFDEVKGDLGYGLLLKRYTENVVDATEEQIQAAADDSIPTVWPLFWSFRIMVACGFIMLFVFGAAFVQTCRQKIEQKPWILKAALFSIPLPWIAIEAGWFVAEYGRQPWAVGEILPTHVAASALTIGELWTSLFAILALYTVFLIAEVYLMLKFARKGPSSLKTGRYHFEQNANSVEDKVGRSVEV, encoded by the coding sequence ATGATCGATGTTGTTGATCTATCGCGGTTGCAGTTTGCACTGACAGCGATGTATCACTTCCTATTCGTACCGTTGACTCTAGGTATGGCCTTCTTACTGGCTATCATGGAATCAATGTACGTAATGACGAACAAGCAAATCTATAAGGACATGACAAAGTTCTGGGGTAAGCTATTCGGTATTAACTTTGCACTTGGTGTGGCTACCGGCCTTACCATGGAGTTCCAGTTCGGTACTAACTGGTCTTACTATTCGCATTACGTAGGTGATATTTTCGGCGCACCTTTGGCGATTGAAGCCTTAGTTGCCTTCTTCTTAGAATCCACCTTTGTAGGTCTTTTCTTCTTTGGCTGGGATCGTCTCTCAAAACGTCAACACCTTGTTGTTACATGGTTAGTTGCGCTAGGTTCTAACTTCTCTGCACTTTGGATCTTGGTAGCAAACGGCTGGATGCAAAACCCAGTTGGCGCTGAATTTAACTTTGAAACCATGCGTATGGAAATGGTGAGCTTTGCTGAGGTTGTTCTAAACCCAGTTGCTCAGGTTAAATTCGTTCATACCGTAGCATCTGGCTACACGACTGGCGCAATGTTCATTCTAGGCATCAGCTCTTACTACCTATTAAAAGGTCGTGACATCGCATTCGCTCGTCGTTCATTTGCTATCGCTGCTTCTTTCGGTATGGCAGCTATCTTATCTGTTATCGTTCTTGGTGATGAATCTGGCTATGAGCTTGGTGAAGTTCAGAAGGTGAAACTTGCTGCGATCGAAGCGGAATGGCACACGGAGCCAGCGCCTGCAGCATTTACGCTGTTTGGTATGCCTAACCAAGAGACAATGCACACCGACTACGCGATTAAGATCCCTTACGTTATGGGCATTATCGCGACGCGTTCTCTAGATGAGCAAGTAACAGGTCTACGCGATCTGCGTGATGACCACGTTGAACGTGTTCGTACTGGTATGTACGCGTATGAGCTTCTAGAGAAGCTACGTGCGGGTGATAAATCAGAAGAAAACATGGCAGCGTTTGATGAAGTGAAAGGTGACCTAGGTTATGGCCTACTTCTGAAGCGTTACACTGAAAATGTTGTTGATGCGACAGAAGAGCAAATTCAAGCGGCAGCGGATGATTCTATCCCAACGGTTTGGCCTCTATTCTGGTCGTTCCGCATCATGGTTGCGTGTGGCTTTATTATGCTATTCGTATTTGGTGCAGCATTTGTTCAAACATGTCGCCAGAAAATCGAGCAAAAACCTTGGATTCTTAAAGCGGCGCTATTCAGTATTCCTCTTCCTTGGATTGCAATTGAAGCAGGTTGGTTTGTTGCCGAGTATGGTCGTCAGCCATGGGCGGTAGGTGAAATCCTTCCGACACATGTTGCTGCTTCAGCTCTGACAATTGGTGAACTATGGACTTCTCTATTCGCTATCCTAGCACTGTACACAGTGTTCTTGATTGCTGAAGTTTACCTAATGCTTAAATTTGCACGTAAAGGTCCTAGCAGCCTGAAAACTGGTCGCTACCACTTCGAACAAAACGCTAACTCTGTTGAAGACAAAGTCGGCCGTTCAGTCGAAGTTTAA